The genome window gagtgacttaaaggaggagagagagagacggagaggtttaggggggggaaTTCgaaagcttggggctcaggcagctgaaagcatggccttcGACGGTGGAGCGAAGAAAATGGAAGAGGCCAGAATTACTGCGATGGAACGTGGGTCTGTACCCACAGCCGCCTGACTCTGGGGCAAGGGTGCTCCCAGCTGAGCCGAGCTGATGTGCATTGATGAGCCTGTTTCCGTTTTGTTTTCCAGGTCTGTTTCTGTATGACGGAAGCCATTCTGACCTTCTCGCAGGACAGCTCTCCCTTCTTCTTCTGCTCGATCAAAGCCAAGGTGCGAGTGCACTGGATGCTGCAGGTCCTCGCCGCCATCTTCGGCTCGATCGGCctcaccttcatcgtctccagcaaGAACATCTCCGAGTCGCCGCATCTCACCTCGTGGCACAGCATTCTGGGGGTAGGCACCGCCATCGCGGTCTGCGGCCAGCTGCTGTGTGGCCTCTGCCTGCTCTTTCCCAATCTGATCAACACCTACTCAGTGGCCAGGCTGCGGCTCTACCACGCCACGTGCGGCCTGGTGGCCTACCTGATGGCCACGGCGACTGTGGTGCTGGGCCTGTGCTCCGATTGGTTCAAAGCTCAGGTCAGCGGGGTGCTGTGGTACTTGTACTTAATCGTTCCGCTGATTCCTGCTCTCGTCATCATGAAGCAGATCAACAACAGCTACCTCTCCAAGAAGAAAATAGAGATTTAACATCCTCCGTGTCGACAATCAGTAATTGCTGTGTGCACATCATCTCTGTCAAGTAAGGGTGAGCCTGAAACTCTGGTGTGAAGTTGACAGAGTAATTCAGCAATTGATTGGTCTGGGCAAATAGATTTCTTTTTTGAACAAAACGGTTTTAAGAAACCTTTAgtacccctctttctctctctctttttcccatcTACTCTATAACTGACCAGCAGGAGATGCTCCGAAGCAACCCAGAATAAATGCTGCTTTTGCTGAATTGCTTGCTGCTCCCCACTGGCTCTAATCATTGCAATAAAAGTTCCGAATGAGTGAAATTGATTTTAAATAACGAGGATCAAATGGATGTAAATGTGCGCCCCTGTGGATGATACTGGCCACGCAGTGATGCTGTGAATTAATGCAGCAACTCTTTCTCCCCAGGCGATcgcatggtttcaggtggggtggagatTTTATATGTTGTGAGacgcaaggtatcgcaattgtgtgggataggctggatggaccagagggtctttacctgtccgttgtACGTATATATACTTGAGGATGTTTCTGGGCTGTGTTATGGGGCAACTTGTCGGCACTCTCGGCACAATGTTTCACGGGATGTGAACTGCGGGACCCTGCCTCTCCCTTGATGGTGATGGGGCGGATACCCAGTTTGTCACAGAATGGGCCCAGCTGTCAAAACGGAGAAAATATTATTCAACGTCACTGTGTGCATCAACGTACCTTCTGACGCAGATTTATATATTTGTATAACTGGTGGAAATGCTTTGAGTATAATTGAAATTATTATGTTGCTCCAAGGGTGGGTGCTAAGTAAGCAAAGATGTATCTAAATTAATTCAACATTTTTTAAGGTTATTGCAAACCAGTTTCTGATTCTGTGCATGTCTTATCAAGAGCGTCATTGGAGACAAACCACATTGGGTTGTTCATCTTGTTCCTCTTGTGAAATTCTAAATGCTGCTGCTGTAATTCTGTCCTGGTGTCTGCCTACCTGGTTAATCAATAAGGCATGTGATCTGTCACTGTGTGACACCCCAGGATTTTATGCTCATCATGCTGAGCACAACTTTGGTCTTGAGTCGTGTGAATTCTTCTTAAATTTCAACTTTTtgtacgatttaaaaaaaaaagtgaaatcCATTGCTGTAAACAAACTAGTACAAACTTAACTTTAAACACCAGAATCGGCTAGATTATCAGATGGCATCTTCAGCCATGATCAAActtaatggtggaacaggcttgaggggctcaatggcctccacctgttcctatgaGTGCTACATTCTATCGGCTGAAGCAAGT of Pristiophorus japonicus isolate sPriJap1 unplaced genomic scaffold, sPriJap1.hap1 HAP1_SCAFFOLD_3905, whole genome shotgun sequence contains these proteins:
- the cyb561d1 gene encoding probable transmembrane reductase CYB561D1, coding for MAIAVCFCMTEAILTFSQDSSPFFFCSIKAKVRVHWMLQVLAAIFGSIGLTFIVSSKNISESPHLTSWHSILGVGTAIAVCGQLLCGLCLLFPNLINTYSVARLRLYHATCGLVAYLMATATVVLGLCSDWFKAQVSGVLWYLYLIVPLIPALVIMKQINNSYLSKKKIEI